Proteins co-encoded in one Arthrobacter sp. ERGS1:01 genomic window:
- a CDS encoding helix-turn-helix domain-containing protein, producing the protein MLENEDVAQYLTPADLSVHLQISLSTLGTWRSLRKGPPFYRMGGLIRYHPEEVATWAREQATSLKT; encoded by the coding sequence ATGCTCGAGAACGAAGATGTTGCCCAGTACCTCACTCCCGCCGACCTGTCAGTACACCTGCAAATTTCACTCAGCACGCTTGGCACATGGCGCTCACTTCGAAAAGGGCCGCCGTTCTACCGAATGGGCGGCCTCATCCGATACCACCCTGAGGAAGTTGCTACGTGGGCCAGAGAACAAGCGACTTCGCTGAAGACATGA